TCGAGAGTGTGATTGTCTCGTCCGCGGGCTTTGTCCTGTATGAAATGTCGGCGACCGAAGCCTTGCGCGATTCAATATCGAAGGTATGGACAAGGGGTACCGTATCACGCAAGAGATTCCGGACGGGGACGGTCACAATTGCGGGGATTGCAAATTGTATATCATCCGGCCCGCCCATAAAAGCGAAAAGGATATCCTGTTCCGTCACGGCGCGAATATCCAAAAGGACGGTCTTTTCATCGTTTTTTATATCCCTGATATAAATATCTTTACCGTCCGACAAGGCGCCGGGAGGAACGTAAAGTGAAATACCGTTTGCATAGGTATATTCGCCTCCGGAAGCATCGAAATATGCCGTTTCCACATAATCATCGTCACCATGCTCATGATCATATTGCTTCTCGCAGCCGGAAAACAGCAACAATGCAAAAATCAGGATAATAACCGGTTTTCCCATAATCTCATTTCCCCTTTTTTATCTTTACCGGAATTCTTTTGCATGATACCATACGCTTTCCACGAATGCAAGAAATATATTCGACTGGTATCGTTCTCATGATTTATAGGCAACGAACAAACCCGCCGGCGTGACATGTTTGTATGTGATTCTATTCAATTTATTATGCGCAGTTATACTGTTTCGTCCGGCCGGGATGTTTATATTAAAGAAAGCGAGGTTTGGTTTGTATATGTATTTTGAAGCGACGAAATATCAGAAATGGTGAATTATGACTCGTATATACGGCAATCAATCTATTCCGGCCCGGCGATATACCGGAGTACCGGCGATATACCGGAGTACCGGTGATATACCGGATTATTCTTCATCGACCGAATAATCGATCTCCCATAAAGCGGTATTTTCGTCGTTTCTCAGTTCCTCGATAATTTCCGCCTTCTGCCTGAAATTGAGCTTTTCCAGGGTGACGGCATAGTAAATCATATCCTCTTTGGTCATGTATCTCACAAGTACATAAAAGGGGGCGACCTGCAACCTGCCGCGTTTGACGGTAAAACGGATCATTGTCGGCGTTGACTCGTTCGTCGATACAATCCCGTATTTTTTGATTAAATAGGTTCCCGGTTCAAGGTGGTGTATATATTCATACTTTTTTGTCGGTACGAGATAGATGACATGTTCTTTACCGTCCTTCTCCATTGTCACCTTGAGGTTTACCGGAAACGAAATCGTCGTCGTCTTGGCCTTTTGCGTCACTGTCTGGACAACAACGAGGGTGTCGTCTTCTGAGGCGGGTTTGGGTATAAAACTCGCGCACCCGATAAAAAAAAGAATCAAGCCGGTTACTGTACAAAAAGCTGCAATCCTGGTAAAAAGAGAATCTCTGGACATTATTCTTTCTCCTTGAAATAATATAAATCCAGTGTAGTACTTCTGTCCCGATATTTCAATATTTATTTATTTTAAAAAAATATGATATAAATTATTGATATATTAAGATATCGAGGAAAATTAAGGATAAACAATCCCCGGTTCACTTCCTTTGCATGATATAAAATACGGAAGCAAAGTCCCCGGGAGATTCCCTGAAAACCTCAATTTCACACGCCTCATGGTCAAGCAGTTTCATCATACCGGAATCATTTTTGTAGACGGCCTTCAATTCTTTTATACGAACTTCCAGCGGTCTGAAATAATCATGAAGCCATACATGTTCCGATATAATAAAATGCTCCATTAATACATAATTCAAGCGCGATATATCATTCATCTTTTGCTTGTATTCTTTTATTTCGTCGTGAACTACCAGATAACCGCCGGGCTTGATTAACCGGTGCCATGCCTTTAATCCTTCCCTGAATCCGATAACGGAAATCGACCCTTCCGACCAGATCATATCGAAAGATTCCTTTCTAAAACGCAATGAGAATAATGAAGCTTTCACGGGCTTTATATGTCGTTTCAATTGAAGGACTTTTATCTTTTCCCTCAATTTCTTTAACGCCGCACTATCGATATCTGCCGCCGTAATGTTGCCACTGCTGAGAATCGCCAGCTCGATGGTTGGTATCCCGGTACCGCACCCGATATCGAGTATCGAAGGGGTTACAATACGGGGAACAAGGTAATATGCCTGTCTTGTATACCTTGACAGTTTTTGTCTGAAAATATCCTTGTCAATAACCGCTGATTTTCTTGTTGCCACGACGTTTCCTTTTTATCCTTCAATACTATATCGATTAAACCCCAAAGAGACAACCGTAATATAATTATCATATTCTTCGATATATGGGCGGTTTTCTTTTTTTATTGACAAATCCCTGTACGTATACTACCCTGAATCATGAAAACAGAAAAAATCATAACGGCTGCGATTATAATATCACTCGCAGTATTTTCCGCATTCGGACAATCCGCCGGGGATGTCAATGCAAGCGGGACGATCGATATCGTCGATGCGTTACTGACCGCACAATACTATGTGGGACTCGATGTGGATAATTTCAACACTTCCAAAGCAGACGTCAATTGCAGCGGAAGTATCGACATTGTCGATGCATTAATAATCGCACAGTATTATGTCGGACTTATCGGGGAATTTCCCTGTTCAACCGAACCGGCGCCGTCTGAGGTATCGGTGCTGTACGTCATGCACTACCTTGCCCCCGAAGCTTCGACAACGACGACACTCGACGATATAAAGGGGTCGGGATTTGATACCTGTATCATTTTCTCAATCGACGGAACTTCGGGAGGTAATTTTACCTTTTTCGGAACACCCATTTTCACGGACGGCAATTATGTCGGACCCGCCGGGTGGCCGGAAAAAATCAGGTCGCTTAAATCCGGCAACACATCCATCAAGCGGCTTGCCTTCTGTCTTGCCGGACCCTATGGCACATACCGGACGTATATGAACACATACGGTACCGGTCCGGAAACCGCGTGGTACCGGAACTTCGCGAAACTCAAGGAACTGACCGGTGCCGACGCCATCGATCTGAACGATGAAAACTCATATGATACGGATTCACTGGTAAAACTGGGCCGCATGCTGGGGACGATCGGGTACAAGGTGTCGCTTTGTCCGTACAATAATTCGTCCGTCTGGCGAAGCGTCAAATCACAACTCGGCGATATCGTCGACGCGGTCAATCTCCAGTGCTACGACGGCGGGGCGTTGAACAATGTCGGCACATGGAACACCTACTTTGACGGACTCAAGGTAACCCCGCTCTTCTGGACCCTCCATGCGGACGGTACCGGGGACACGTATCAATCGGCCGAAACCAAGGTGAGAAACTGGAAAAACTCATACGGTATCGTGTCTGCCGGTGCATGGCAATATTCGGACATGAGGGACTTCGGCGGCGGAACGGCGGCCCAGTTCAACGCGGCGATCAGAAACGGATTGCGATAACCGTTGTCCGTTTCGGCTCTCAGCCGGCGCGCGGCTAAAGACATAAAAAAACCGGTGTGTTTCTGATCTTTCGCAGACCGGAACCACACCGGTTCGTTCGATTCATCCCTTCATTGTTCCATTTCTAGCAAAAACGGTCGACCAGACCAACGTAATACTGGGCGATGATGAGTGCGTCGACGATATTGACGTTGTTGTCGCAATTCGTATCCGCCCTCGAATAATCGAAATTCGACGGATTCGAACCCACATAATATTGCGCGACCATCAGGGCATCGACGATATTGATGCTGCCGTCGTTATTGACATCACCAAGGTTTTGCTGGGGAGGATTCGTCTGCTGCGGCGGGTCGGTCTGCTGCGGCGGATTGGTGACCGTTGAACTTCCGTTCACCGAAGCCGTAAAATTATCGCACGAAAGGCCGGTGCCCCCCTGCCAGATTTCGAATCCGGCTTCGATATCCATCATATACCAGCTGCTTTGCACATATCCCCGTGATATGGCATCGTCGATAAAGGGTTTATAATCCAGATTGATCGATGTGGTGGGACTGGTTAACTTGTAGGTAATAAAATTCCAATCGATCTGCGAGTACCAGACATCCCAGGTGCGCCCGCCGATATTCGCAGTCCCTACCCGGGACCCTCCCGGCTGAACGCTTCCCGAGTGGTTGATCCAGATCATGAGTTCGGCACCGTCCGGATCACCCGGGGTGGCGTTTCTCTTGAACCAGGCCTCAGTCGTGACGTTCCACGCACCCGAACTTATCAGCGTATTGCTCCATTCGATCGTGGCGGTTTGAATCGCCGTCACCTGAATCGGCATCCCGCTGTCCGTCGTACAATCTTCCCAATGACACCCTTTGAAAAGAGACGGGTAGGAGGCGGGTGAACCGCTTGTACCCAAATTGTGTTCCGCCCTGGTAACGCGGAAGCTCGTCCCATTGACATCGATACATTGGGCCGTTGACGCCCCCCAGATGTTATTCTGGGCCATGTATTCTCCATTGTTGACGGAAAGGTAATCCCATTTCCCGCAAATTTCCTCACCGTACAGTGCAAAATGCGAGAAAATTAAAATGACAATTAAAAAAAACAATGTGGACCTCATACATAACTCCTTTTACCTTTTTTTTATTTTTTTGTGATTACGGCCGCAAAACGCTCCGCAATGCCCGATCATGAAAATTATGTATATGAAAACAGCTTTATTGTAGCATTATTGAAAACATTTGTCAATCACAAAAATCTGTAAGACATTTATCTGATAGCTACTCAGGTGTTTTGTGGCGGCCGGCAATAAAAAACCGGCAGGGTGATAGCTGATTGCCCCCCTGCCGGCTTATCATATATTTTTTCCTTCGTTTATATTATACGCATCGGGGATGCATAAGGTTTCATCATTCACGACAGGAGAGACAGATGTCAACGCCGCTGTATTCCGGACTCCTTTGCAGGAGAAGCGTAAAGAAACCGTTGTAGCGAAAAAAAACGTTCGGTGCTTTACCGTAAAAGGAAGGTAAAACCGTTTCGGGGATACGATAACACGGAAAGAGGTAATCACGGTGCCGTATAAACGAATGCCTCCTGCAATTGACAGGCGGGACGGCTCGACCGCCCCCTTATATCGAGGTCCTGTTGATGAGATTGAGAAACTCCTGCCGCGTCGGGGGATCATCGTGAAAACTGCCCAGTACCGTTGAAGTCACCATCGAGGAATTCTGTTTTTCCACACCCCGCATCATCATACAGAGATGTTTGCAGTCCATGACCACACCGACCCCCTCGGCATCTATCTCCGACATGATCGCCCTCGCTATCTGTGCCGTAAGCCGTTCCTGTATCTGAAGCCGCCTGGCATATGCGTCTGTAATTCGCGCGAGTTTGCTTACCCCCAGTACCTGCGTTGTGGCGATATACCCGATATGACATCTGCCGTAAAAAGGAAGCATATGGTGCTCGCATAGGCTGTATACTTCGATGTCTCTTACGATAATCATATTGTTTGCCTGTGACTTGAATTTGGCCTTGTTGATAATCTTTTTAACATCGG
Above is a genomic segment from Spirochaetales bacterium containing:
- a CDS encoding class I SAM-dependent methyltransferase, which produces MATRKSAVIDKDIFRQKLSRYTRQAYYLVPRIVTPSILDIGCGTGIPTIELAILSSGNITAADIDSAALKKLREKIKVLQLKRHIKPVKASLFSLRFRKESFDMIWSEGSISVIGFREGLKAWHRLIKPGGYLVVHDEIKEYKQKMNDISRLNYVLMEHFIISEHVWLHDYFRPLEVRIKELKAVYKNDSGMMKLLDHEACEIEVFRESPGDFASVFYIMQRK
- a CDS encoding dockerin type I repeat-containing protein, with the protein product MKTEKIITAAIIISLAVFSAFGQSAGDVNASGTIDIVDALLTAQYYVGLDVDNFNTSKADVNCSGSIDIVDALIIAQYYVGLIGEFPCSTEPAPSEVSVLYVMHYLAPEASTTTTLDDIKGSGFDTCIIFSIDGTSGGNFTFFGTPIFTDGNYVGPAGWPEKIRSLKSGNTSIKRLAFCLAGPYGTYRTYMNTYGTGPETAWYRNFAKLKELTGADAIDLNDENSYDTDSLVKLGRMLGTIGYKVSLCPYNNSSVWRSVKSQLGDIVDAVNLQCYDGGALNNVGTWNTYFDGLKVTPLFWTLHADGTGDTYQSAETKVRNWKNSYGIVSAGAWQYSDMRDFGGGTAAQFNAAIRNGLR
- the folE gene encoding GTP cyclohydrolase I FolE, giving the protein MNKKRVAELVKEILIEIGEDPEREGLLATPERVAASLDFLTSGYGSDVKKIINKAKFKSQANNMIIVRDIEVYSLCEHHMLPFYGRCHIGYIATTQVLGVSKLARITDAYARRLQIQERLTAQIARAIMSEIDAEGVGVVMDCKHLCMMMRGVEKQNSSMVTSTVLGSFHDDPPTRQEFLNLINRTSI